The Cannabis sativa cultivar Pink pepper isolate KNU-18-1 chromosome 8, ASM2916894v1, whole genome shotgun sequence genomic interval tctacattttttttttttgaattagatATCAAATCATATCCAGTTCAATATATACTAGACTTTGGATGGATCTTatctgatttaaaaaaaaaatattaaatctaaaatattagataaatcTAAATTAAATCAATAGAAGAACATTGAATCGGATCTGGATAGATTATTGGTCTAATGAACACTCCTAATctcaactaaaataaatatttaaattaaaaagataaaaaaaataggaatacatagaaatataactaaatttaattaaaataaataagtaatgaaattTAAAGTATCTTTCAGAGGCAGAGAGAGACCATGAGAAAGACAGATGAGTCTAATAAATGATAAATGTGGTATTCTGATGcctttgattattatttgggtATCCAAAACCTCTCTCCTATGCcttgtttctctctctctctaaaagaACCcaaatcacttttttttttttttccctgtCCATGTTTTGATTTGAGTGTTCTCATTTTCTGTGTGTTTGTTATGGTTCTGCTGTAGTTTTCTCGGGAAAGTTTGATTGGTTCTGACCAATTGTTATATATTTTGTACTTTGAAAAAATGGTATTGAGTTCGAACGCTAACATTTAAGAATCACTCGTGATCCCGTCAATCAATCACTCCACAGAACCTAAGTGTCTGTCGAAACAGGGAAAAGGCCCTTTCTCTCTTTGGTACTTTTCTCTCGTTTTCTCGGTCTTTCTTTTGCCTTTTTTTGGTTTGAGAAGCAAGTGAAATTTGAGCTttcttttcttcattttttgcaAGGCTTGATTGGTGGGTTGATTAGCTTGATTTGAGGAACAAGTGAAATTTGAGCTTTCGTTCATTTTTCCTTCCGGTACAATTCAGTTCCGTAAAAAAAGAACAAAGCAGAGAAAACGCTTGAGTTTTCTTTAAGGGTAGTGAATTTTCAAGGAGAAAGAAAAAAGGGGTAAGTGAAACAttagttttttctttgttgggtttgttttgtttgatcGGAGAATTGGCCAAAACTTGGATATTCCGGTGTACGGATAGGTGTTGGACTTGGCCAACATTTGCCAACGAAGAAGACTAAGCGGAGAAAAGATTTTTGAGTCTTCCGTGAATTTTGCTGTCCTAAACGTCGAAAAATAGAAGTCTTTGCAAGCCTATTTTgcattctctctttctctctctctaactaAAAGGGAAAATCAAATCCCGACAATATCTCTCTCTTCCATCcccttttttttctctctctacaAACCTCTTTCTTTTGTCCTCTGTTTTTTGGTCTTCTTTTCTGGGCTTCCTCTGTTTTCAGGGTTGGTGAGAGAAACATTAATTTCTTTCCCTCCCTTCATCTCTATCATcatcctctctctctctgtctctctctctctctctctctatctctaaACATGATTTTGGATAAAGGGTCAATGCAATCAAATCTTGAATGTTTCCTCCATTGCACAACACCGGTGGTTCAATCTCAATTTCTACCTAAGGTTTGTTTTGTTCTCTCTTTGActcttttcatatttcaattcAAGTCATTTGTTTTGTCCTTTTCCGTTCTCGAAGTTCTCTTCTCACAAAATTTGTGATGATTGGTTTTCTTTTTTCCAGACTGAGATTCGCAACCTGAACAGTCTATGGCACCCATGGGAAAGAGAAAAGGTCGAGTATTTCACATTGGCTGATCTGTGGGGCTGTTACGATGAATGGAGTGCATATGGAGCCGGTGTTCCGATTGCCTTGGATCAAGAAGAAACGCTCGTTCAATACTATGTCCCTTATCTTTCAGCTATTCAAATTTTCACAAGCAATTCTTCCATTAACAGTTTCAGGTAATCAAACTTTCACAAAATCTTTGGTTTCATTTTGTGATACAATGAAAAAATCATACATGGGTTTGTTTCAAAATTCCCCAATAATCACATTTTGGATCCATTGAATGAAATTCTTTtcttgttttctttctttttctttttttcttttcccagAGAAGAGGCAGAAGCGGGTGAGTGTGAAACAAGAGATTCTTATAGTGATTCACTTAGCGATGATAGTGAGAGCGATAAGCTATGGAGATGGGATGGGTGTTCTTCAGAGGAAGGAGGGTTTGAGCAAGATAACAATTCTATTCATCTAAATGATAGATTGGGTCATCTTTATTTTCAATACTTTGAGAGATCAACTCCTTATGGAAGAGTCCCTCTAATGGATAAGGTACTTACTACACACAAACACATAGACAACACACCTTTTAAGTTCGGTTTCATATTCGTTTTGGTACAACCTAACTTCTCTCTCTTGATTCTTTTACTTGATTGGCGTGTTACACttctttgtattttgttttttccttgaatattaattcaaatcaaaGACTTGTGAAGTATATGAAAACATTTGTGGATTTATTTTACCCCAGAATCAATAGAactctttctttttcttggtTAGATCACATCTTTCATAGAAACTGTATATTACCCTTTTTGACTTTTCAACCATgaagaaataaatatttatgctTTATAATCCTTTTGTATAGAAATATTTCACTATAAGCAAGAGTTAGTTTTAATAGACAATGAACTTGTACGAATAATGATGATAATTATTGATCATGAGCATCTGTTCTCTcgtctttattattattaacttttTTGTCTTATTGACTATCTTTTTTAGTTTCATTTCCTTACACTTGTTTTTTCATGATTcacaatatatttatatgataacagagaataatatcataaatatatttccAATTCCACTATTTCTGATGATATGTGTTTGTGACGGAATCTGCTTATTAATCCCTGGGGTCTTTTTttcaaaatgatatttttgttgATTCCATATATATAATTGACCACAACATTTGATTCTTTGCCTTTTATATAGATCAATGGATTGGCTCAAAGATACCCTGGTTTGATGTCACTTAGAAGTGTTGATCTTTCACCAGCTAGCTGGATGGCAGTTGCCtggtacaaaaaaaaaaaaaaaatctctacaTCTGAAACTAGTTTAGCTTCTCTATTCCCAGTCTTTCAAAAAATCTCTATATTGCACGTGCATGTTTCTATATACTAAAGCAAAATAGTGTATTGATGGTTTTGGATCCATATATATTCAGGTACCCAATATATCACATCCCAATGGGTAGGACCATTAAGGACTTATCGACTTGTTTCCTTACATATCACACTCTCTCATCTTCTTTCCaaggtaataataataatttaattactattatatGAATATATTAATGTACATTTATGTAATTAAAGGTTTGGTCTGAAATTCCATTAATGCTATTTCAGACATGGATGTTGAAGATGAGAttgatgaaaataataataacaataatgtgGGGATGAGGAAGAGAAAGGAAGGAGATGGGATTTCTCTACCACCATTTGGGTTGGCCACTTATAAGATGCAAGGCAATGTGTGGGTCTCGGCCAAGTGTGGCCGGGACCAAGAGAGGCTTTTGTCCCTTTTGAGCGTGGCCGATTCTTGGCTAAAGCAACTACGGGTCCAGCACCATGACTTCAATTACTTTACTGGGTCTGCGATTATTCgtcgataaaaaaaaatggggcaaaacaaagaagaagaaaaacccaaaaaaaagcTTTTGCAAAAAACctctacaaagaaaaaaaaaaagaagaaaaacctAATGAAAGGGACTGACCACTAAGAAAAATATCTTTTCTTTGGGTCTATAGCTATTTGGGTTAATTTGTAAGTTGTGACCCCGGTGAGAGAAGAGTTATGGGCCATTTGTTCACTACATTGGTGGCTCTTTTAGCTATATATATGGGTGCCCTTATTTgactttttctttcttctacCATAGAGAGGAGGAGTGAGAGTGAGTTGACTCTtttttctctctgttttttAAGTGCTGCTGTTGGAGCGGTGAATATGTTCTTTTCTTCTTCCCCTTTTGTAGAAAAGATGGGTGAGTTTCATGAGAAATTAATAGGCTCTTGAACCAACGAGTTTGTATATGGATTGTGTaatattgcttttttttttttttgtctcttgaccctatatatatgttaattaatGAAACCGTGGGAGagatgaaaaatatatataccctGCTGGTTTTTGCAAAAACTTgtgttgttttatttaatttgtcttTCATGATTTGGAGTATATGGTTTTTGGACTTTGGAAGTTTCATAATATATCTAGAGACCACACAACACACATGAATTAAACAATCCAAGACATAAAAAGTATAACCAatagtttttgtttttggatATATTGGATAAGTGGCCTTCGCAGCTGGGTCCAGAGTCCCCAAAGGCATACCAGCTGTTAACCAAGAAATCAACCAAAATAtcactttctttctttctttcatttttttttcccaaACGAGGATAataactttcaa includes:
- the LOC115699650 gene encoding uncharacterized protein LOC115699650; amino-acid sequence: MILDKGSMQSNLECFLHCTTPVVQSQFLPKTEIRNLNSLWHPWEREKVEYFTLADLWGCYDEWSAYGAGVPIALDQEETLVQYYVPYLSAIQIFTSNSSINSFREEAEAGECETRDSYSDSLSDDSESDKLWRWDGCSSEEGGFEQDNNSIHLNDRLGHLYFQYFERSTPYGRVPLMDKINGLAQRYPGLMSLRSVDLSPASWMAVAWYPIYHIPMGRTIKDLSTCFLTYHTLSSSFQDMDVEDEIDENNNNNNVGMRKRKEGDGISLPPFGLATYKMQGNVWVSAKCGRDQERLLSLLSVADSWLKQLRVQHHDFNYFTGSAIIRR